From Penicillium psychrofluorescens genome assembly, chromosome: 1, one genomic window encodes:
- a CDS encoding uncharacterized protein (ID:PFLUO_000324-T1.cds;~source:funannotate) — translation MQEARRPAPIAANRAAGAGELTEQSAPSDGQILTGKQEHYLKRELIARQVRAEINELNSPTALQRFGAPFRSEFGEVAPVDSELPILRYIFVHHVRNFPFLDKAREKEFWQNKLQVFLESFANKHVSSSEDRLEETKRRKLARKCEKLIELMMVSGVPTASGYEERVQFSEMEVIDRGADENGILVNIPEGHSIHGWDVNVAAVRVVSVKRTVRYHPHAEFIIRVRRGDKPEIHVGRRYGDFVKLHKRLRTEFPGKHLPPLPRKNKSSTASSWFGSADDDNSSISSASTQGPTTPQEKQSSQTLAPIDPKGPRHSVSRSSLRSAAMSSRGSSEVPRETVLYREEQRVSLRAFLRTILQNKRIAETKTMEEFLSGQPITLNEEEMIDVHRRKDMDAVRIEEQKRFYEIARQRAAELDVYMENFRREIVESNGLTKLFSEIKEKPSIADLSPQYQKFAEWLRIEVAATIYHLFLAEDNSPELFAQAKRIHGLVPYTLLKNVIRIANPAAVMSGVLDLFLAQPFGSRSLLQRIFSLTLNDSIKDFQRSIDSLSAKVEDPVLSQKLKSFADAEEDIKNIIREEAVMEDTDIIVAILRSELLTPELTPEQVGKVFNGWVAWNHAVENVDLEMQQGAQWFAHMKQLLKLYTRQRDKSMMLSIVEEPATLQLFRDLFTIFYEPLVRVYKSANVYSSITDFAMFADDAIGVIESAQRQDASADPNQTVQAFIDLCARHEANFYKFIHEVHLHDNGLFQSLMSWVEEILDFLRKGPKGSKLDMNALFQGAVGAGQIDKDVALAEINALIKWHADRKAWHLNKTRQKMAAEGTGNDSIPGSATFKGSDFGLDEGDLEDLTISDEASDASDEDSADDDEDDPIATERRRRTKRQDQLRRTAGEPVKPEVHESLKLTDPFVVMLRYVLAD, via the exons ATGCAAGAAGCGCGCAGGCCGGCTCCAATCGCCGCCAACCGtgcggcgggcgcgggcgAGTTGACCGAACAATCTGCTCCATCGGATGGACAGATCCTGACGGGGAAGCAAGAACATT ACCTCAAGCGCGAGCTCATCGCCCGACAAGTCCGCGCAGAGATTAACGAGCTCAACTCCCCCACAGCCCTACAGCGATTCGGCGCGCCATTCAGATCCGAGTTCGGCGAAGTCGCTCCCGTTGATTCGGAGCTGCCGATTCTGCGGTATATCTTCGTGCACCATGTGCGCAATTTCCCCTTTCTCGACAAGGCCCGCGAGAAGGAGTTCTGGCAGAATAAGTTGCAGGTG TTCCTGGAATCGTTTGCCAACAAGCATGTCTCGTCCTCGGAAGATCGGCTAGAGGAAACGAAGCGGCGGAAGTTGGCTCGGAAGTGCGAGAAGCTCATCGAGCTGATGATGGTTTCGGGTGTGCCTACAGCATCTGGATACGAGGAACGAGTCCAAttctcggagatggaggTGATTGATCGCGGTGCGGATGAGAATGGGATACTCGTCAATATACCCGAGGGCCATTCAATTCATGGGTGGGACGTGAATGTGGCTGCTGTGCGCGTTGTGTCTGTGAAGCGGACGGTCAGATATCATCCACACGCG GAGTTCATTATCCGAGTCCGTCGAGGTGACAAGCCGGAGATACATGTGGGCCGACGATACGGCGACTTTGTCAAGCTGCACAAGAGACTGCGCACCGAGTTCCCCGGCAAACaccttcctcctctgcctcgTAAGAACAAGTCTTCCACAGCATCCAGCTGGTTTGGCTCTGCCGACGACGATAACTCGTCTATTTCATCCGCCTCAACTCAAGGACCGACCACCCCACAGGAGAAGCAGTCATCCCAAACTCTTGCTCCGATCGATCCCAAGGGTCCCCGGCACTCAGTTTCTCGAAGCTCATTACGATCCGCCGCCATGTCATCGCGCGGGTCGTCTGAGGTGCCGCGAGAGACTGTACTCTATCGCGAAGAACAGCGTGTATCTCTGCGCGCGTTTCTTCGTACCATCCTGCAGAACAAGCGGATTGCGGAGACCAAGACCATGGAGGAATTTTTGTCCGGTCAACCCATCACTCTGAACGAGGAGGAAATGATCGATGTTCACCGGAGAAAGGATATGGATGCTGTGCGgatcgaggagcagaagcggTTTTATGAAATCGCCAGACAGCgtgccgccgagctggatgtCTACATGGAGAATTTCCGGAGGGAAATCGTCGAGAGCA ATGGCTTGACGAAACTTTTCTCTgagatcaaggagaagccTTCCATCGCAGATCTCAGCCCGCAATATCAGAAGTTTGCCGAGTGGCTTCGCATTGA GGTTGCTGCGACAATATACCATTTGTTTTTGGCCGAGGACAATTCCCCCGAATTGTTTGCGCAGGCGAAGAGAATCCATGGTCTTGTTCCCTACACGCTGCTGAAGAACGTAATCCGCATCGCCAACCCTGCTGCGGTCATGTCGGGCGTCCTCGATCTGTTTCTGGCACAACCATTTGGATCTCGGTCGCTTCTCCAGCGAATATTCTCCCTGACACTGAATGACAGTATCAAGGACTTCCAGAGATCAATTGATTCGTTGTCTGCCAAGGTTGAGGACCCGGTATTGAGTCAAAAACTGAAGAGTTTCGCGGACGCCGAAGAGGACATTAAGAACATCATCCGAGAGGAGGCTGTCATGGAGGATACCGATATCATTGTGGCCATCCTACGCTCTGAACTTTTAACTCCAGAGCTCACCCCCGAGCAAGTTGGGAAGGTGTTCAACGGCTGGGTGGCTTGGAACCACGCCGTAGAGAACGTGGACCTTGAGATGCAGCAGGGAGCCCAGTGGTTTGCTCACATGAAGCAGCTGTTGAAACTGTACACTCGGCAGCGTGACAAGTCGATGATGCTTAGCATCGTCGAGGAGCCGGCTACTCTGCAACTTTTCCGCGACCTTTTCACCATCTTCTATGAGCCCCTCGTCCGGGTATACAAGTCGGCCAATGTGTACAGCTCCATTACAGACTTTGCCATGTTTGCCGACGATGCCATCGGCGTCATCGAAAGCGCCCAACGACAAGACGCCTCCGCGGACCCGAATCAGACCGTGCAAGCCTTCATTGACCTGTGCGCCCGCCACGAGGCTAACTTTTACAAATTCATCCACGAAGTGCATCTTCATGACAACGGTCTCTTCCAATCCTTGATGTCGTGGGTCGAAGAGATTCTCGACTTTCTGCGCAAGGGCCCCAAGGGTAGCAAGCTCGATATGAATGCCTTGTTCCAGGGTGCCGTCGGTGCTGGCCAAATTGACAAAGACGTTGCTCTGGCTGAGATCAATGCGCTGATCAAATGGCATGCGGACCGGAAGGCCTGGCACTTGAACAAAACACGCCAGAAGATGGCAGCCGAGGGAACTGGCAACGACTCCATTCCGGGCTCTGCAACCTTCAAGGGAAGCGATTTTGGCCTCGATGAG GGCGACTTGGAAGACTTGACTATTTCCGACGAGGCCTCTGACGCCTCTGACGAAGATTCCGcggatgacgatgaagatgaccCCATCGCCACTGAACGCCGCCGTCGAACCAAGAGGCAGGATCAGCTTCGTCGCACAGCCGGGGAGCCCGTGAAACCCGAGGTTCACGAATCCCTGAAGCTGACCGATCCGTTCGTCGTGATGCTCCGATACGTGCTGGCAGACTAA
- a CDS encoding uncharacterized protein (ID:PFLUO_000325-T1.cds;~source:funannotate), with translation MQSATNLTSLSQELYLYISESLDSIHDLNTFAQVNSTLYNLLNERLYRRDAAQPRTQSHGQISRALFWAARHDQVGTARKAVAAGADVLAMTDEDTLIKGCTPLMLAAAHGNLEVLRYLLTIEEVNPNSRDRRYMRPPISWAVRAGYIFVVAALLDDDRVDVNLQDKMGDTALMIAINHRPDLVTLLLCSGRADPRVPNRQGATALSGAARNRSTNIPLLLATHLDLILDGHDTAEDCQHVFFFAASTGHVDTVKYLVSAHGDKLQPNGKSDEYVRGAFWAAASSRRVEVIRFLLSWKATDPNLRNPWRLHTPLFAAAMNGHEDVVDVLMESERVDPEIPDVYGVTPLGTAADRGHEDIVKRLLTGKRRADPNARDENGQTPLFSAAFSGHRDVVQTLLDAEGIDPDLPDLGGKTPLAVATENGNFTVSEVLREYKAK, from the coding sequence ATGCAGTCAGCCACCAACCTCACTTCATTGTCCCAGGAGCTATATCTCTACATATCAGAGTCCCTCGACTCAATCCATGACTTAAACACCTTCGCGCAGGTCAACTCCACGCTCTACAACCTGCTCAACGAACGCCTCTACCGGCGCGATGCAGCACAGCCACGGACACAGAGTCACGGCCAGATTAGCCGCGCCTTATTCTGGGCTGCGCGGCACGACCAAGTCGGGACGGCGAGGAAAgccgtcgccgccggtgcGGACGTGCTGGCCATGACCGACGAAGACACTCTTATAAAGGGCTGCACGCCGCTGATGCTGGCTGCCGCGCATGGGAATCTCGAGGTGCTGCGGTACCTGCTCACCATCGAAGAGGTCAATCCGAACTCGCGGGACAGACGATACATGCGCCCGCCGATTTCCTGGGCCGTGCGAGCGGGATACATATTCGTCGTGGCGGCGTTGCTGGATGACGATCGCGTGGATGTCAATCTACAGGATAAGATGGGCGACACGGCGCTCATGATCGCGATCAATCACCGGCCTGATCTGGTCACCTTGCTCCTCTGCAGCGGGAGAGCCGATCCCCGAGTCCCGAACCGACAAGGCGCCACGGCGCTGTCAGGCGCAGCGCGGAATCGCAGTACAAACATCCCCCTGCTGCTCGCGACGCATCTGGACCTGATCCTGGACGGGCACGACACCGCGGAAGACTGCCAGCATGTATTCTTTTTCGCGGCCAGCACAGGCCATGTCGACACCGTGAAATACCTCGTCTCGGCGCACGGGGACAAACTCCAGCCGAACGGCAAGTCGGATGAATACGTGCGGGGCGCATTTTGGGCGGCTGCGTCGTCCCGGCGCGTGGAGGTGATCAGGTTTTTACTGTCGTGGAAAGCGACGGATCCCAATCTGCGGAACCCGTGGCGGCTGCATACGCCGTTGTTTGCGGCGGCCATGAATGGGCATGAGGATGTTGTGGACGTGTTGATGGAGAGCGAGCGCGTTGATCCGGAGATCCCCGACGTGTATGGGGTGACGCCGTTGGGCACTGCGGCGGATAGGGGCCATGAGGATATTGTGAAGCGGTTGCTTACGGGGAAGCGGCGCGCGGATCCTAATGCGCGTGATGAGAATGGGCAGACGCCATTGTTTAGTGCTGCGTTTTCTGGACATCGGGACGTTGTCCAAACCCTGCTTGACGCCGAGGGCATTGATCCCGACTTGCCGGACTTGGGGGGAAAGACACCGCTGGCGGTGGCGACGGAGAATGGGAATTTCACGGTCTCCGAGGTATTGAGAGAGTATAAAGCGAAGTAA
- a CDS encoding uncharacterized protein (ID:PFLUO_000326-T1.cds;~source:funannotate), producing MISPHKKPPNSPRTGRHLDGLFKDGIWCCNCPERPPAIKHQVKKENENHGRYFYVCAQPQHLRCRFFLWQSDAQVRERAAVLANTQSEPDPFTQTPSKPYQARTGLLTPQTERRFVDAPPRRYPSPPKTAKARMMAEDADEYGWNDDEDDDEELKEALSSSQSATASFISQPNFHPELPSKAVRTSETTSPGKRKLSEFAYDSPARAPSILATPQSTRSSRFPPSSAEVSMTPTPSKYRDVISGDSNANRSDLAKDALAILDKHSVVLPNIALNELVALLDRQELKTKGIIQGRDMSRKALKKKEEQIGMLNERIEHMTVQQGIDSDHIKSMRNT from the exons ATGATATCTCCGCATAAGAAACCCCCAAACTCGCCTCGAACGGGTCGCCACTTGGACGGTCTCTTCAAGGATGGTATCTGGTGCTGCAACTGTCCCGAACGCCCCCCCGCGATCAAGCACCAAGTCAAGAAGGAGAACGAGAACCATGGCCGGTATT TCTACGTCTGCGCTCAACCGCAGCATCTGCGTTGccgcttctttctctggcAGAGTGACGCTCAGGTCCGCGAGAGAGCCGCCGTCCTTGCGAACACCCAATCGGAACCTGATCCCTTCACCCAGACGCCTTCCAAACCATATCAGGCTAGAACTGGCCTTCTCACTCCACAGACCGAGCGCAGGTTCGTTGATGCCCCGCCGCGCAGATACCCATCACCACCCAAGACCGCCAAGGCGCGGATGATGGCGGAGGATGCAGATGAATATGGCTGGaacgacgatgaggatgatgacgaggagcTCAAGGAAGCGCTGTCAAGCAGCCAATCTGCCACGGCGTCTTTCATCTCCCAACCCAATTTCCACCCTGAGCTGCCATCTAAAGCAGTGCGCACATCGGAGACCACATCGCCTGGCAAAAGGAAGCTGTCCGAGTTCGCATACGACTCCCCCGCTCGTGCACCATCCATATTGGCAACACCGCAGTCTACCCGATCATCTCGGTTccctccatcttcggcgGAAGTGTCCATGACACCCACACCGAGCAAATACCGCGACGTGATCAGCGGCGACTCGAATGCCAATCGATCCGACCTTGCAAAGGACGCTTTGGCGATCCTGGATAAGCACAGCGTTGTGCTTCCCAACATTGCACTGAATGAGCTGGTGGCGCTGCTCGACCGCCAGGAGTTGAAAACGAAAGGTATTATTCAGGGGAGAGATATGTCGCGCAaggcgctgaagaagaaggaagagcaaATTGGGATGCTGAATGAGCGGATTGAGCATATGACCGTGCAGCAGGGAATTGACAGTGACCATATCAAGTCCATGAGGAATACTTGA
- a CDS encoding uncharacterized protein (ID:PFLUO_000327-T1.cds;~source:funannotate), producing MEQSDEGCSREFLAMFRPPINRAMRSLDRSFFRKTVPISAARVFQHSDISRVRKELSSSKDLLVVHRLNCVRDVKDPDGLVRKALLLRGDLKHDDKTTWSPTISELVEKGTVGLGPYELVLDYDFWNYADIIAAILPENDMQEIPQGFTQVGHVLHLNLREQFYPYKHIIAEILKDKNPAIRTVINKTEDVGSHSEFRTFPFELLAGDNDLNVVQHEQDCEFRFDYARVYWNSRLETEHRRLVDKFQAGQMVCDVMAGVGPFAVPAGRKKIFVWANDLNPYGYEVMQDAIPRNKVQEFVTPFNQDGRAFIRFAAKELLDAEPVTVTIKPKARRDRKRKANESQQEEPPSPPPEMYTRPSIVDHYVMNLPATAIEFVDAFPGLYTGKEALFSPNTSQKLPMIHVYCFSGHSDNEVDDHIDICQRISERLGYTITPEDCVGGTGNQELELAIHNVRLVSPKKQMFCASFRLPEEVAFRA from the exons ATGGAGCAATCGGACGAAGGCTGCAGCCGCGAATTTCTCGCCATGTTTCGCCCGCCCATCAACCGCGCCATGCGGTCCCTCGACCGGTCCTTCTTCCGGAAAACGGTGcccatctccgccgcgcgCGTCTTCCAGCACTCCGATATCTCGCGCGTGCGCAAGGaactgagcagcagcaaagatCTGCTAGTTGTGCATCGGCTCAATTGCGTGCGCGACGTCAAGGATCCAGATGGGCTGGTGCGGAAGGCTCTTTTGTTGCGCGGGGATCTGAAGCATGATG ACAAGACAACATGGTCTCCGACTATCAGTGAGCTCGTGGAGAAAGGAACTGTGGGGCTGGGCCCTTATGAACTGGTTCTGGACTATGATTTCTGGAACTATG CCGATATTATTGCTGCGATACTGCCTGAGAACGATATGCAGGAAATCCCACAGGGGTTTACCCAAGTGGGCCACGTCT TGCATTTGAACCTCCGAGAGCAATTCTACCCGTATAAACACATCATCGCAGAGATCCTCAAGGACAAAAACCCCGCCATCCGCACCGTCATCAACAAAACCGAAGATGTCGGCTCGCACAGCGAATTCCGTACATTCCCAttcgagctgctggccggAGACAACGACCTCAATGTCGTCCAGCATGAGCAAGATTGCGAATTCCGCTTTGACTATGCTCGCGTGTACTGGAATAGCCGTCTGGAGACGGAGCACCGCCGGCTGGTCGACAAATTCCAAGCGGGCCAAATGGTCTGCGACGTCATGGCGGGCGTGGGACCTTTTGCAGTACCCGCCGGCCGCAAAAAGATCTTCGTTTGGGCCAACGATCTCAACCCATATGGCTACGAGGTGATGCAGGACGCGATTCCGCGCAACAAAGTTCAGGAGTTTGTCACGCCTTTCAACCAAGACGGCCGCGCGTTTATTCGCTTTGCGGCCAAGGAGCTTCTGGATGCCGAGCCCGTCACCGTCACTATCAAGCCCAAGGCTCGCCGGGACAGGAAACGAAAGGCCAACGAAAGCCAACAGGAGGAGccgccttctccaccacccgAGATGTATACCCGACCTTCTATCGTCGACCACTATGTCATGAACCTGcccgccacggccatcgAGTTTGTGGACGCTTTCCCGGGCCTTTACACCGGCAAAGAAGCGCTCTTCTCACCGAATACGTCCCAGAAGCTGCCCATGATCCATGTGTACTGCTTCTCAGGCCATTCCGACAACGAGGTGGATGACCACATCGATATCTGTCAGCGCATATCTGAGCGTCTGGGGTATACCATCACTCCGGAGGATTGTGTCGGGGGTACTGGAAACCAGGAACTGGAGCTGGCCATCCACAATGTGCGGCTTGTCAGccccaagaagcagatgTTCTGTGCAAGCTTCCGTCTTCCGGAAGAAGTGGCCTTCCGGGCGTAG
- a CDS encoding uncharacterized protein (ID:PFLUO_000328-T1.cds;~source:funannotate): MSVQLPPPTHRKRTLPQGELEAASTLKLGADQNTHTLSLSEARLVINKVLENKRRGGNKYEEPENLTRTLDYLEVFARFKDEENIKAVERLLNSHTELEMFERSQLGSLCCDNAEEAKSLIPSLQNKISDGDLQELLDELTKLRNFTE; encoded by the exons ATGAGCGTCCAACTGCCCCCGCCCACGCACCGCAAACGCACTCTGCCCCAAGGCGAGCTCGAGGCCGCGTCGACCCTTAAACTCGGAGCAGACCAAAACACTCACACACTGTCCCTGTCTGAAGCGCGACTTGTCATCAACAAGGTGTTGGAGAACAAGCGGCGTGGAGGGAACAAGTACGAAGAGCCGGA GAACTTGACCCGGACTCTGGACTACCTCGAGGTGTTTGCCCGATtcaaggatgaggagaacATCAAGGCGGTGGAGCGGTTGCTGAACTCACAcaccgagctggagatgttCGAGCGGTCACAGCTTG GAAGTCTGTGCTGCGATAATGCAGAGGAAGCCAAGTCGCTTATTCCCAGTCTGCAGAACAAAATCTCCGACGGAGACCTGCaggagctgctggatgagctgACCAAGCTGCGCAACTTCACCGAGTAG
- a CDS encoding uncharacterized protein (ID:PFLUO_000329-T1.cds;~source:funannotate) has product MSASINAADLFNVNGLVAVITGGGTGIGLMMAKALAANGASKVFIVGRRFSVLESAAKESKYGNIIPVLGDVTSKADLKSLTAHIDVEAGHVDLLVANAGISGPDLEGLSESAPIEELQQKLWGPKLENFANTYTVNTAATFYTVVAFLRLLDKGNKKRNGGPRSQVVATSSISGFNRNVPGGFAYGGSKAATTHMMKQFATLLAPYGIRSNIIAPGIYPSEMTAANMAKQSEETRQVFPASGIPEQRMGNEQDVAGAILFLASRAGEYCNGNVLVTDGGRLSVTPASY; this is encoded by the exons ATGAGTGCTTCGATTAACGCGGCCGATCTCTTCAACGTCAATGGCTTGGTCGCAGTTATCACGGGCGGTGGAACTG GAATTGGACTCATGATGGCCAAAGCATTAGCCGCCAATGGAGCATCAAAGGTGTTTATCGTTGGGCGGCGTTTTTCCGTTCTCGAAAGTGCCGCGAAAGAATCA AAATATGGCAATATCATCCCGGTCCTGGGAGACGTAACCTCAAAAGCAGATTTAAAAAGCCTCACTGCGCACATCGACGTAGAAGCAGGCCACGTTGACCTCCTGGTCGCAAATGCAGGAATCAGTGGACCTGATCTCGAGGGACTGTCTGAATCTGCACCAATCGAGGAACTACAACAAAAGCTGTGGGGTCCAAAGCTCGAGAACTTTGCAAACACTTACACCGTCAACACGGCGGCCACATTTTACACCGTTGTTGCGTTTCTGCGCCTGCTTGATAAAGGCAACAAGAAGCGTAACGGGGGACCACGAAGCCAGGTTGTGGCGACCAGTTCCATCTCGGGATTTAACAGGAACGTTCCGGGTGGGTTTGCATACGGGGGAAGCAAAGCTGCCACGACGCATATGATGAAACAGTTTGCAACATTATTGGCGCCATATGGGATTCGGAGTAACATCATCGCTCCCGGAA TATATCCGTCCGAGATGACAGCCGCGAATATGGCCAAGCAATCAGAGGAAACGAGGCAGGTTTTCCCGGCTTCGGGTATACCGGAGCAGCGGATGGGCAATGAGCAAGACGTGGCCGGTGCGATCCTATTTCTTGCATCCAGGGCTGGGGAATACTGTAACGGAAATGTGCTCGTAACTGATGGCGGGCGACTCAGCGTGACGCCTGCCTCTTACTAG
- a CDS encoding uncharacterized protein (ID:PFLUO_000330-T1.cds;~source:funannotate), which translates to MTNFLTSADVKAMPREVFNWRLVLATGSACMAGSLFGFDTGNIGGIIVLPSFKETFGLTANGPNAYQAPNLSANIVTALQAGAVLGALLAYTSADRLGRRWTLIVGAVVFLIGCILQLIARLSTLYAGRVISGIATGLCSVVAPMYISETSPKAIRGAMTTCFNLIIVTSLSLAFWINYAVSTWSNPSNKQWRIPMAIQMIPGGLLFIGMILQKESPRYLISHDRSDEAIQNLTYYRQLPADHPFVAIEVAEITESVKAEMLAVKGSSVFSLCKEVITVPANRRRYILAFTLQIFQQMTGTNAINYFAPSIFASVGLTGTSTSLLATGVYGIVKVCTTVVYASLIIDNVGRRKPLMTGAVIQACCLLYLTIFVKLATIETGQVSAGGYVGVVAIYIYAFGWSFGWSVVPWVVPSEIFPNRIRAICMSSIFAWQWLLNFAITRATPYMMLNLDKWGAYLIFAVFTFASAIWAFFFLPELKGRSIESTDRLFEQSAFTMLKRAYPTEEEKTLDLSPRDKALEAASGTTHHIEESPARREDIV; encoded by the exons ATGACAAACTTCCTCACCAGCGCCGATGTGAAGGCGATGCCTCGGGAGGTCTTCAATTGGAGACTAGTGCTCGCAACGGGAAGTGCCTGTATGGCCGGATCTCTATTTGGATTTGACACTGGAAATATTGG cggcatcatcgtcctcccTTCCTTTAAGGAGACATTTGGCCTCACAGCAAATGGCCCCAATGCGTACCAGGCTCCAAATCTCTCAGCAAATATTGTGACTGCATTACAAGCAGGCGCTGTTCTGGGCGCTCTGTTGGCCTACACCTCTGCGGATCGACTTGGTCGCAGATGGACCTTGATTGTCGGGGCTGTTGTCTTCCTCATCGGCTGTATTCTCCAGTTGATTGCACGTCTCA GCACGCTCTATGCCGGTCGCGTCATATCTGGTATCGCAACTGGCCTGTGCTCCGTTGTTGCACCGATGTACATTTCGGAGACCTCGCCGAAGGCAATCCGAGGCGCCATGACTACTTGTTTCAACCTTATTATCGTGACTTCACTCTCTCTTGCGTTTTGGATTAAT TATGCCGTGAGCACTTGGAGCAATCCCTCAAACAAGCAATGGCGCATCCCAATGGCCATCCAGATGATTCCCGGTGGTCTTCTGTTCATTGGAATGATATTACAAAAGGAATCTCCACGGTACCTAATCAGCCATGACCGGTCAGATGAAGCAATTCAAAATTTAACATACTATCGCCAACTCCCCGCCGACCATCCCTTTGTCGCAATCGAGGTTGCAGAGATCACCGAGTCCGTGAAAGCAGAAATGCTCGCGGTCAAAGGGTCTTCCGTCTTCAGTCTTTGCAAGGAAGTCATAACTGTCCCAGCGAATCGGCGGCGATATATTCTGGCATTTACTCTGCAGATATTCCAACAGATGACGGGCACCAACGCTATAAACTATTTCGCTCCGTCAATCTTTGCGTCCGTGGGGCTAACAGGAACGAGCACATCCTTGCTCGCGACTGGCGTCTATGGAATTGTCAAAGTCTGCACCACAGTGGTCTACGCATCCCTGATTATTGACAATGTTGGCCGGCGCAAGCCGCTCATGACTGGCGCGGTGATTCAAGCTTGCTGCTTGCTTTATCTCACGATTTTCGTCAAGCTGGCTACAATCGAAACAGGCCAGGTCAGCGCCGGTGGATATGTTGGCGTAGTTGCCATCTACATCTATGCATTTGGATGGTCCTTCGGCTGGTCCGTTGTTCCGTGGGTCGTACCCTCCGAGATCTTCCCCAACCGCATTCGTGCCATTTGCATGTCATCGATCTTCGCCTGGCAATGGCTGCTCAATTTTGCGATCACTCGAGCCACGCCATACATGATGCTCAACTTGGATAAATGGGGCGCTTATCTCATATTCGCGGTATTCACATTTGCGAGCGCGATCTGGGCatttttcttccttcccgAGCTGAAGGGAAGGTCGATTGAATCCACAGATCGTCTGTTCGAGCAATCTGCTTTCACAATGTTGAAGCGTGCGTATCCtaccgaggaagaaaagactTTGGACTTGTCGCCCAGGGATAAGGCGCTTGAAGCTGCCTCGGGTACAACCCATCATATCGAGGAGTCGCCAGCGCGGAGGGAGGATATTGTGTGA
- a CDS encoding uncharacterized protein (ID:PFLUO_000331-T1.cds;~source:funannotate): MNELKKLLDSHPDANTQLNSREAILGSIFFLSYVGIIVSKAPKRSAELLDQAYLLLSQNATSTSALYNQLQIWLKLLDAKVVSAGGRGFHLYSNPDSLDLNTVQGSDSPAGDGEQASMETEDILFTSLNRQAYNFYLQVLNFSCRIAHLDKWHRSRGSVEDELEVLLAADKIMRDLNALWTRRPAIIDLADQKGLQQYIGSGLTTKIQHHLRTYTANFHACFIHLQRVAYAQLRSIPQIKPAVSKIVHLSLMTLEEGQSLPVSMLWPLMMAACEAEEEDTQSWIIECIEGMKVKVGNTTRTANLVREIVARQKSGQRADARSVMHEAFEGEFAII; this comes from the coding sequence ATGAATGAACTTAAGAAATTGCTCGACAGCCACCCTGATGCAAACACCCAACTGAACTCCCGCGAGGCTATCTTGGGAAGTATATTCTTCCTATCATATGTCGGAATCATCGTATCCAAAGCTCCTAAACGCTCCGCGGAACTCTTGGATCAAGCTTATCTTCTGCTAAGCCAAAACGCAACTTCGACCTCGGCATTATACAATCAACTTCAAATCTGGCTGAAATTACTGGATGCGAAGGTCGTAAGTGCAGGTGGCAGAGGGTTTCACTTGTACAGCAACCCCGACAGCCTAGATTTAAACACCGTTCAGGGCAGCGATTCGCccgccggtgatggcgaGCAAGCCAGCATGGAGACGGAAGATATTCTTTTCACTTCTCTCAACCGACAGGCCTACAACTTCTATCTCCAAGTGCTCAATTTCTCATGTCGAATCGCACACCTGGACAAATGGCATCGCTCTCGAGGGTCTGTGGAAGACGAGCTAGAGGTGTTGCTTGCAGCGGACAAAATCATGCGCGACCTCAATGCGCTCTGGACCCGCAGACCTGCGATTATTGACCTTGCGGATCAAAAAGGGCTCCAGCAGTATATCGGGTCTGGGTTAACAACGAAgatccagcaccacctgcGGACTTACACGGCCAACTTTCATGCTTGCTTTATACATCTTCAACGGGTCGCCTACGCACAGTTGCGATCGATTCCACAAATCAAACCTGCGGTGTCGAAGATTGTGCATCTGTCACTGATGACGTTAGAAGAAGGGCAATCCCTGCCGGTCAGTATGCTGTGGCCGCTGATGATGGCTGCTtgcgaggccgaggaagaggacacACAATCTTGGATCATTGAATGCATTGAGGGGATGAAGGTCAAGGTTGGAAATACCACCCGGACAGCGAACCTAGTGCGTGAAATCGTTGCGCGGCAAAAGAGCGGGCAGAGAGCAGACGCTAGAAGCGTGATGCATGAGGCTTTTGAGGGAGAGTTTGCGATTATTTGA